One Amaranthus tricolor cultivar Red isolate AtriRed21 chromosome 10, ASM2621246v1, whole genome shotgun sequence genomic window carries:
- the LOC130825432 gene encoding uncharacterized protein LOC130825432 — MGKKKKSIDGNKSEHCPATVFVSNLPFSFTNAQLEETFSDVGPIRRSFMVTTKGSIEHRGFGFVQFATAEDAVRAIEMKNGSSVDGRKMVVKHATHRAPLEQRHSKQNPAESNDADKTIDEKDSAPVGAEKQENCPSKPESGKLLPPPKNAKKLSVDLADVGKSSEKQRVARTVIIGGLLNVDMAEEVLRQAKEIDGDCSVTYPLPKQELQHHGLAQDGCKAEAAAVVYASIRSARAAVVALHQKEFSGATMWVRQLGGEGSKIQKWKVIVRNLPFKAKVKEIKEKFSTAGFVWDVFIPQNPETRLPKGFAFVKFTCKQDVENAILKFNGQKFGTRTIAVDWAVPKKIYTTGSASVVTSDDGEPVDQDVDSDAYEASENGDSDTSTKDGVLDRSYSDGDANHVEEKEAAISFEEEAELTRKVLQNVITSSVKEAFSLKNGSNHVDSTKGIDFQKKPMVEPELTIQTKSGKESHEKHIESRSVGDEDALPRTIFINNLPFDLDPTEVKQRFSSFGKVQSFFPVVHPVTKRPRGTGFLKFTTVEAADAAVSAADTAPGLGIFIKGRQLNVLKALDKKSADDIALERSKKENEDHRNLYLAKEGLILEGTPAAEGVSTDDMEKRQTLHQAKMTKLQSPNFHVSKTRLVIYNLPKSMTQNQLKKLCIDAVTLKASKQTPVIRQIKFLSDVKKGKVKNRSRGLAFVEFAEHQHAIVALRVLNNNPETFGPHHRPIVEFAVDNVQTLRKRNLKINDQLQKAGDDHTGAHEDDDTLTPSTKPNKEKSRKRKSRDEKNSREDQKTDRKNMEGNLATDEVDKEESQMNNKKKKVRAKEDKNNQEKCRNLDKPSQLKNGTADARTLKPSKKNDKPSSKRKVNDPTIDGPEKTQKRRKRNKDPLGKDVVDKLDVLIERYRTKFSHNSSDKADGEKQGSRQQIRRWFQT, encoded by the exons TGCTACTGCTGAGGATGCTGTCCGCGCTATTGAGATGAAAAATGGCTCCTCCGTAGATGGACGGAAAATGGTGGTGAAACATGCTACTCATCGTGCTCCCTTGGAGCAACGCCACTCTAAACAAAATCCAG CTGAATCAAATGATGCAGATAAGACGATAGATGAGAAGGATAGTGCTCCAGTTGGGGCTGAAAAACAAGAAAACTGTCCAAGTAAACCTGAATCAG GTAAATTGCTCCCGCCGCCAAAGAATGCAAAGAAACTCTCTGTTGATCTAGCTGATGTAGGCAAATCTTCAGAGAAACAAAg AGTGGCAAGAACTGTTATAATTGGGGGCCTtttaaatgttgatatggcCGAGGAGGTCTTACGACAAGCCAaggagattgatggagattGTTCGGTCACCTACCCACTTCCAAAACAAGAGCTACAACACCATG GGCTTGCTCAGGATGGATGCAAAGCAGAAGCTGCAGCTGTAGTTTATGCAAGTATTAGATCAGCACGTGCTGCTGTTGTAGCCTTACACCAAAAAGAATTTAGCGGTGCAACAATGTGGGTTCGTCAGCTTGGTGGGGAG GGATCGAAGATTCAGAAGTGGAAAGTAATAGTCCGAAACCTTCCTTTTAAG GCAAAAGTCAAGgagataaaagaaaaattctCAACTGCCGGATTTGTTTGGGATGTATTTATTCCTCAGAATCCTGAGACAAG GCTACCCAAGGGGTTTGCATTTGTAAAATTCACCTGCAAGCAAGATGTTGAAAAT GCTATCTTGAAGTTCAATGGACAAAAGTTTGGTACTCGAACCATTGCTGTTGACTGGGCCGTACCAAAGAAAATTTATACAACTGGTAGCGCTTCTGTGGTCACTTCAGATGATG gGGAACCTGTTGATCAAGATGTTGATAGTGATGCTTATGAAGCATCAGAGAATGGTGATTCAGATACTTCCACAAAGGATGGAGTCTTGGATAGATCTTACTCTGATGGAGATGCCAACCATGTGGAGGAGAAGGAAGCTGCAATTAGTTTTGAAGAGGAAGCAGAATTGACTAGGAAGGTCCTTCAGAATGTTATCACATCCTCTGTGAAAGAAGCTTTCTCTTTAAAAAATGGTTCTAATCATGTAGATTCTACCAAGGGAATTGACTTTCAGAAGAAACCAATGGTTGAACCTGAACTGACTATCCAGACAAAATCTGGAAAAGAGAGTCATGAAAAGCACATTGAATCCAGATCTGTTGGTGATGAAGATGCACTTCCAAGAACAATTTTCATAAACAATCTTCCTTTTGATCTTGATCCTACAGAAGTAAAACAAAGATTTTCTAGTTTTGGAAAAGTCCAATCATTCTTTCCAGTCGTTCATCCTGTGACAAA GCGTCCCAGAGGAACTGGATTCCTTAAGTTTACTACAGTTGAGGCAGCTGATGCTGCAGTTTCTGCAGCAGACACTGCACCTGGACTGGGAATATTCATTAAAGGAAGACAGTTGAACGTATTGAAGGCATTAGACAAGAAATCCGCAGATGATATAGCACTGGAGCGGTCGAAAAAGGAGAATGAAGATCACCGTAACCTTTACCTGGCAAAG GAGGGTCTGATTCTTGAGGGAACTCCTGCAGCTGAAGGGGTTTCGACTGATGATATGGAAAAACGTCAAAC GTTGCATCAGGCAAAAATGACTAAACTCCAATCTCCGAATTTCCATGTTTCCAAAACAAGACTAGTCATATACAATTTGCCGAAGTCAATGACCCAAAACCAACTTAAAAAGCTCTGCATTGATGCAGTTACTTTAAAAGCTTCAAAACAGACGCCGGTGATACGACAG ATAAAGTTTCTCAGTGATGTTAAGAAAGGGAAGGTTAAAAACCGTTCTCGTGGACTTGCTTTCGTGGAGTTTGCGGAGCATCAACATGCCATTGTGGCATTAAGAGTTCTGAATAACAACCCTG AAACATTTGGTCCTCATCATCGGCCCATTGTAGAGTTTGCTGTTGATAATGTTCAGACCTTAAGAAAGAGGAACTTGAAAATTAATGACCAGCTGCAGAAAGCTGGCGATGATCATACTGGTGCGCACGAAGACGATGACACCTTAACTCCATCCACCAAACCAAATAAAGAGAAATCCAGGAAAAGAAAATCACGGGATGAGAAGAATTCAAGAGAAGATCAAAAGACGGACAGAAAAAACATGGAAGGAAATCTCGCAACTGATGAGGTCGACAAGGAAGAGAGTCAAATGaacaataagaagaagaaagtCCGAGCAAAAGAAGATAAAAACAATCAAGAAAAGTGTCGAAATCTTGATAAACCGTCTCAACTAAAAAATGGTACTGCAGATGCTCGTACGTTGAAGCCTTCTAAGAAAAATGATAAGCCGTCGAGCAAAAGGAAGGTGAATGATCCTACAATAGATGGTCCTGAGAAGACTCAaaagaggagaaaaaggaaCAAAGATCCGTTGGGCAAAGATGTGGTGGATAAACTAGATGTGTTAATCGAAAGATATCGAACCAAGTTTTCACACAACAGTTCTGATAAAGCCGATGGTGAAAAACAAGGTTCCCGGCAGCAGATAAGAAGATGGTTTCAGACATAG
- the LOC130825431 gene encoding chloroplast envelope membrane protein-like, with translation MSTSIVLIDNLMVLNPSLCSSIHRKSWNFLPSYRVKESLGSRNKRVLRLVVPNAKKKKGFNSRKRSWLERFFSEEDGNWLGLKEEDLDEGDDDDEEDDDEEKFEAWKKRAEAIIELREAQEGIRNEENRNWEDWLVFDKGNGGIKREDWDYDNEDNVKELREEDVAGDADEMMPEKGLVKVIEDLILGKEDDDLLYEDRVFQFASRNSAKFLAVLIVIPWALDFLVHDYVLMPFLDRYVKTVPLAAELLDVRREQKLEMVKELHTEKARLRFEAEIGKSPPLSEKETWSELRHKALELRDEWRLNNRRAFANIWSDMVFGISVFLLLYFNQSKVALLKFTGYKIINNISDTGKAFLIILITDIFLGYHSESGWHTVCEVIVEHYGLEVDQSAITIFICLVPVVMDACVKLWLFKFLPRLSPKVSNIFQEMKRH, from the exons ATGAGCACTTCTATAGTGTTAATTGACAATTTAATGGTCTTAAACCCTAGTTTATGCTCTTCAATTCATAGGAAAAGTTGGAATTTTTTGCCTAGCTATAGGGTTAAGGAAAGCTTAGGGAGTAGAAATAAGAGGGTTTTAAGGTTAGTGGTTCCAAATGCGAAGAAAAAGAAGGGATTTAATTCAAGAAAAAGAAGTTGGTTGGAGAGATTCTTCTCCGAGGAGGATGGGAATTGGCTTGGTTTAAAGGAGGAAGATTTGGATGagggtgatgatgatgatgaagaagatgacgATGAGGAGAAATTTGAGGCATGGAAGAAGAGGGCGGAGGCAATAATTGAATTGAGAGAGGCTCAAGAGGGGATTAGGAATGAAGAGAATAGAAATTGGGAAGATTGGCTTGTTTTTGATAAAGGAAATGGTGGGATAAAGAGAGAGGATTGGGATTATGATAATGAGGATAATGTTAAAGAATTAAGGGAAGAAGATGTTGCTGGTGACGCGGATGAGATGATGCCTGAGAAGGGTTTGGTCAAAGTTATTGAGGATTTAATTCTTGGgaaagaagatgatgatttgtTGTATGAAGACCGTGTTTTTCAATTTGCTTCGAGGAATTCG GCTAAATTTTTGGCTGTTTTGATTGTTATTCCTTGGGCATTGGACTTTTTAGTTCATGACTATGTTCTCATGCCCTTTTTGGACAG ATATGTCAAGACAGTACCACTTGCTGCAGAGTTGCTTGATGTGCGTAGAGAACAAAAACTTGAAATGGTCAAAGAGTTACATACTGAGAAAGCAAGGCTTCGGTTTGAAGCTGAGATTGGTAAATCCCCACCACTTTCAGAGAAGGAGACATGGTCAGAATTGCGGCATAAAGC GCTTGAGTTGCGAGATGAATGGAGGTTAAATAATCGAAGAGCATTTGCCAATATATGGTCTGATATGGTCTTTGGAATATCGGTGTTCCTCCTACTATACTTCAACCAAAGCAAA GTGGCTTTATTGAAATTCACAGGATataaaatcatcaacaatattTCAGACACTGGAAAAGCATTTCTCATTATTCTCATCACTGACATCTTTCTTGG GTATCATTCTGAATCTGGTTGGCACACGGTATGTGAAGTCATTGTCGAGCATTACGGATTGGAGGTTGATCAGTCTGCCATTACCATTTTTATTTGCCTGGTCCCAGTTGTCATGGACGCCTGTGTGAAGCTTTGG CTGTTCAAGTTCCTGCCGAGATTATCTCCAAAAGTTTCCAATATCTTCCAAGAAATGAAACGTCACTGA